The Fulvivirga maritima genome segment TTCGCAGTACTTATCTTGCAATATAGTTTTAGCCATTTCTCTGATACTCTCTGTCGGACTTATCAACGAACATATAGTAATTACACCGTTTGCCGCTAATAGTTTAGAAGCTTCTGCTGCTCTTCTAATATTTTCTGTTCTATCTTCCTCTGAAAAGCCTAGATTATTGTTGAGTCCGGTACGAAGATTGTCTCCGTCTAGCAAAGCTGTAAGAAAACCTTCTTCATGCAATTTGTTCTCCAGCCCTCTGGCAATAGTGCTCTTCCCTGAGCCTGAAAGGCCCACCATCCAAATTACGATAGATTTCTGATTTAACAGCTCTTCTTTCTTTGAAGTACTAAGAATAGTATCAAATATAGGGTGAATGTTGTCAGCCATTGATTAAAATTTAAACGCCAAAAATACAATTAATTCAGTTAATTAATAAACCATACAAGCATTTGTGTAGTTTTGTTTGCATGACAGAACAAATTAACACCCAAGAATTGATAGATTTGGCTCTGCAGGCAGGCCAGGCAATCCTTAATATTTACCATGATAAAGACCTAGCCGGTGATGTAGATTACAAAAGCGACAATTCGCCGCTTACCCTAGCTGATAAAGCATCTCACAACGTGATTATGAAAGGCTTAACTAAGCTTTACCCTAATATTCCCATCATTTCAGAAGAGGGAGAGCAGGTAGAGTATAGCGCCAGAAAAAATTATGATACATTTTGGCTAATTGATCCGCTTGATGGCACCAAAGAGTTTATCAATAGAAATGGTGAGTTCACCGTGAATATTGCACTGATCAGCAAGCAAAAACCTGTGTTCGGTATAGTTTATGCCCCTGTGCCTGATGTTGTTTACGTAGGAACTGGTGAAAGAGCATTCAAACTGGTTAATGGAAAAGAGGCTCCTTTAAAGGTGAATAATTCTACCTCTAACAGAATAGCTGTAAGAAGTAAATCTCATGCATCTCCTGAGGAAGAAATTATCCTTAAAGAATATGATGTTACTGATAGTATTTCAGTAGGTAGCTCTCTTAAGTTCTGCATGGTGGCTGAAGGCAAGGCTGATATTTACTACAGACATGGCCCTACTATGGAATGGGATACTGCCGCAGGGCAAGCTGTACTGGAAAGTGCTGGCGGTAAAGTATTTAAAGAAACAGGACCAACACCATTTACTTATAATAAAGAATCTCTTCTTAACACTGGCTTTCTAGGACTAGGCTTTTAATAAGCCTAGCGATTTAGCTTTCTGATAATTAGGAAATCTAATGTAAGCGAAAGCACCACAGAGAAGATAATTAATATTGGCAATAAAACGGCATCCTTAACATTCATACAGATTATAGCTAAAAGTATATAAACGATGTTGAGGAAGCCCAAAGCCAATGCTGTTTGAGAATGCTTCATACCCAACCTCATTAATGCATGGTGGATATGGTTCTTGTCAGGAGCAAATGGAGACTGCTTTTTAGATAGCCTTAAAATGAAGATACGCAACGTATCAAACAAAGGAATAATAACTACACAAATTCCAGAAGTAATAGAGGCTCTAAATCGAAAGGGGCTATCTACCGGCAAATTATAATTGGCATCTATAAAAGTAATCACCAAGACTGAAAACAAGAAGCCGAGCACTAGCGCACCCGTATCTCCCATAAAAATTTTTGAAGGCTCCCAGTTAAAAGTTAGAAAGGCCACCACAGCACCTGCAACACTTAGTGCCAACAAAGCTACCCAAGGCTGATCTATCAGGTAGAACCAAATGCCAAAGCTTCCTAACGCTATGGTAGCTATAGTTCCTGCTAAACCATCTAGACCATCTATAAGATTAAAGGAGTTAGTAACCACTATAAAAGTAAAGATAGTTAATAGATAACTGGCTACTTCGTTAAGTTCATTAATACCAAAAAGGCCATATAATGAATGTAATCTTACACCGGAGAAGAGCACTACAATTGAAGAAGCGATCAGCTGCCCAATGAGCTTATTCAAAGGCCTAAGCGGCACAATATCATCCCTCATACCTACCAGAAAGATGATGCCCGTACCCGCTAATATATATTTGAAATACTCAAACCCCTCAAGTGGGAGCCAAACGAGGAGAGCCACAAAAAAGCCAGAAAAGATACCTATCCCTCCCATAGAAGGAGTGATCTTTTTATGAATCTTTCTTCTCCCCGGCGTATCCAACAACTTGCTCTTCTTCTTTGAATACTTGATGATCACCGGGATAACCAAAAAAGTGATAATAAACGATGTAGCTATCGCCAATAGTATTGCAGTCATCTAAGAATTTTTTAGATGCGCAAAGTTATGATAAATGACATTGCCAAAAAATTATTAATCTGAGATTTTAAAACTGTTAAAAAAAAGGAGACTGTTAAAAAAAGAATAAAAAACAACCCCTTTCTGTCTTAAAAAGAAAGATTCTCCCATGCAAACCAATATTATCAATACAATAAAAATTAAATATAATTTCTCTCCTTTATAATAGGCATGCCTTAAAGAAAGAAAAAGCACTAAACTAAAAGCAATTAGCCCTAAAACTCCATACTTAATAAAATAATCTAAATATTGATTATGAGAATTATATTCTTTCCTCAGTGCATTTTTTAAATCATTTTCCCTATAACATTCATTAAGAAACTGTTGGCTATCACCTGTTCCAACTCCCACCAAATAAAATTCACTATAATTTTCTAATATCACTTTCCATCGTGAGAACCTGCTCTCACCCAGCTCATATCTTAAGCTTGTGCTACCGTTGTCCTTAATTAAATTTTCAAATCTCTTTTTTGTATTGTTAGTTTCCGGGAGATTATAGATAATAAATCCAGACAATACTATTATAGCAAATATTACAGCAGTTGCATTCAAAATATTACACTTTCTAAACAACCATAATGTAAAGCTTAAAAAAACAAATAACCCCGTAATCAATATAATGCTTCTTGAAGCACATAAGTAAATTATAAATGTGATAAACAGAATAGCTATAACCAAAACAATCAAAGGAATACCTACCGGCCGATCTTTTATGCAAAAGATAATGGTTAAAGATATCATTGAAAAAAGTAGATACAACGAAAAATAAGTTGGATGTAAGCCAAGTAAAGAAAGAAAATTTAAATGGGTATTGTAATATTTAAATATTGTGACTAAGGAGCGATTTGTGAGATAAATAAAGTGTAATCTATCCAAAAGTGAAATACAAGAAGCTATTATTACAGAAACTGAGAACATTAGTAAAACCCAAATTAATTGCTCCCTTTTTAGTTTTGGGCCTGTGCCAATAATTATAGGAAATAACAAAAGTGCAAAAGACTTTTCAACTGTAAAAAGTCCCTTAGAAATTGTAGAGGTCCAAATCAATCCAACAACACTTATAATAAAAAGACTAATAAACATTAAAATCGAATATCTCTGCTTAGCGTTAACTTGCCTTTTCTTTACTATAAGCCAAATTATAAAAAGGCCAATTATTGAAATATTACTCAAAACAATGCCAAATGGCATTACAAAAGCAACACAAACTAACCCCAAAAAGTATAACCTTTCCAATTTTAGACACTCTCGCTCCACCTATAAACTTTTATTAATTTTAAGTTTAATCACGTTTCTGATAAATTTAGGAATGCCTATAACTGTACGCTTCCAATACTTCCTTGGATCATGAAATAAGCGTACCATCCATTCCAATCCAAGTTTTCTAATAGCACGTGACCCTCTAGGTTTTTCTCCAGAAAAAAGAGCATACAAATCACCCACCGCTTGAACCACATTACAATTCAGCTTATCAATATTTTTATATATCCAAATCTCCTGTTTCGGCGATCCCATTCCCACCCATAGAATATCGGGACTACATTCATTAATTTCTTTAAAAATCTTGGGGTCATCAACATCTTCATAGCCATTTTTACAACCAACAATTTGCAATCCAGGATAAAGGAACTCCAATTCTACCAAAGCCTTATTTAATCTTTCTGTTGTAGATCCTAAAAAAAAAATTTTCCACCCTCTTTCATTACATTCCTCCAAAAAATCAAATCCGTAATCAGTCCAATTAAACCTTTCCCTTAATGGCATTTTCAAAACCTTAGATGCTGAAAAAACACCAATACCATCCGGGTGTACTATATCGGCCTCATTTATCGAATCACAGAATAACGAATCTGACGAAGCTCGATTCAGTGTATTGGCATTTGCATAAACAATTGTGAGTTTATCATCACTAAATATAGCATTGTCAATGCACTCTAACATAATTTCATAATTAACATTAGAAACCTTAATAGGACCAATATTAACATGTTCAATTCCTCTACATATGATTTTTTCTGTCATTTTATTCTAGACTTTTATAAATCTTCAATAACTCAATAGCTACAGATTCCATATCTAGCTTTAGTTTAACAATGGACTCTCTATATTTATTTTCAGCAATATTCTTCTTAAAGCTTTTATCAACAAGGGCGGCTAAGTCACGAGGGTTATTTGAGTCACTAACGAAGCAACCTTCCAAGCCGTTAACTAATTCCCTAACATTTCCAACGTCTGTAGAAACTACAGAAGTATTGCAACTTAAACTTTCCTTCACTGAATTCGGCGACCCTTCGAAGTCAGAAGTTAATAAATGTAACTCTGCCGCATTAAAATAAAGGGGAACCAAATCTCTTTCAACCTTTATTAATAGAAGCTCCTCTACATCATCATATCCATATTCATCCTTTAGGATACACAGAGTTTCCTTAAAAATATCATATCTCTTTTCCCGGCGATCCCTATTATTTAAACTTGCGAATAGAATATATTTCTTACTTTGATCCAAGCCTAATTTTTCTTTTGAAGAAAATTTACCTTTAGGATAAAAGAAATCCATATTCACGCCGTTTGGCAGATAATAACTGTTAGGGTCATCTTTAAATTTACCGGGAATCCCCTTTTTAAAAATTCTTATATCACTATTTAAAGAGACATACCTAAAAAGCCTTTCACCAACCAATTTATTGAATCCAAAATTAGGAAGTATCAATTCTTTACCTCCATCACTTAAAAAAGAAACTAAGACCTTAGTATGTGCAGGTTTAATTAATAATACCACTAAAGCGGCCAATAAGTGATGACAATGAATGACATTATACTTCGGCAAGATAGAACGAAGCTCCTTATAGGCTTTATAATACGCTTTCTTTCCCTCTTCCTTACCATTAATAACATATAAATCGAATTCACAGTTTAACTTCCGTAAGGAATTCAACTGTTCCTTAACAAATATACCATGAAGTGGAAATTTTTCTGTAGGGTAAGCATTTGTGACTTGCAAAATATTAACCATGCAACTTATTATTTTTTTCGACCGTAAGTATCCCTAAATAGATGATGAATATAAAAAAAGCCACTGTGAATAATGTATCACCTAAAAAAAAACCAAGTAGAAAATAATAGAAAAAAATATATATCTCTTCCATTTCTAATTGCTTGATTAGGATTGTAAACTTCTTGATCATGAAGGCCATGATTATTGAAAATAAAGTCATTCCTACGAGACCAGTTTCTACTAAGATTTTAACAAAATTAGAGTGAGCCTCATATCCACGTCCATCAGGGGTAGAAAAACCATTCAGTTCAGTTTCTTGTCCAAGACCACGCCCAAAAAAAAGATAATTTTGAAACCAGTCAGTAACCAAATGATACCACTGCAAAACCCTCCATTGAAAAGAACTATCAAGTTTTTTTCCTGAGATTTCAGAAATATTATAAGACGAACCTAATGTTGTTATTAATCTATCTTGTACTTCATGATTAAATGATAGGCCAATAATTAAAAACAAAAAGAGAATGATAAGTTGTATGAATTTTCTCTTATGAATTACATAATAAATGGAGAAGGCTCCTATCAAAATTACAATCGCCCGAAGAGTATCGTTAGCTGCTAAAAGAAAACAGAACAAAATAAAAGAAACTAAACATAGAAATCTTTGGTATCCCGAAGACCTAACTATTCCCACATAAAGAAAAATCACCAGTAACCCTAAAAATGTACCAAACTGCCCTTCACGCTCAAAATAACCAGATAAACGACTATGACCGTGGATGACTGTCACCTCATTACCATACAGATCAAACAAACAATAAATAAGATGAAAAGTAAAGATTATTATAAGACCACTCCAAACAACCCTACTTGGCAAAAATTTAGCGACTACTATGCCTAAGTAAAATAAGGCCAAGAGTAAAAGGTATCTAGAAAGATCATGTATTGCATTTTCAAATGGCATGCCTTGATAAAGGCTTCCTACCATACCTATACCTAAAAAAAGAATAGCTATAACCAGAATTATTAAATTATTAACCTTTATTGGAGTGGAAGAATCACTATAAAGGTATAAGAATAATACCCCTAGACTAACTGCTCCGAACAATAGGTTATAAATTGAATTATTTAATAAATATGTAAATCTCAAAGTTGTAAGGACAAACAACATTAAGGCAATCACAAAATTAACTAAATAATAACTTGAAGCTTTTTTGATCATTTAACTATTTCTTTTCATCCTGTTTTTATACAAAACAAATGTTCTCATAGTATATAAGAGATGCAATAACAGATCAAAACTACATCTTCTTATTTCCTTCTGTAACGACAAATACAAACGATTATATTCACTGCGTTTTTCTAACAAGTCAAAATTAACTTTAAACATTTGTTGGGAAAATTTCTCCAAACCTTCTCTATAGTCAACATCAAGAATTGAGCGCCTGATTTTTAAGTATGACTTCTCAACAATATCTTCATTTACCTCGTTTCTTGGAGAAAAGTTGCTTTTTGAGACACTTTGAAATGTCATATCATCAACTAGAACAGGTATATCACTCCCTAATACTGGGGTAAGTATAACCTTCCCCAGACTAGCGGCCTCCATTAAGCCACGCCCAGTACCAATCACGTAATTAGATACATTAATCAGTTCACTTGCATTTTTAGTAAATTCATCTTCCGTCACAAAATGAACGTAGGATGGAGATGAATCAGATAGGTTCTGAAATATATCATGATCGTAAACAACCCCGACAACAAGTAAGGTACACGTTTGACCATCCCTTCTCAATCGTTCTACTAAATTAATACTTTGTTTAATACTACTTTCATATGCTTCGCCAATTCTAGCAACACGTAGGAAGACAACACCATCAAGGTTAATTCTTGTTTTAAGTTTATTAATTCTCAATTTATCTGGTCGCACCTGTATCACTCTATTTGGAATAAGGTATCTCTTCCCATTACTATATCTAGCTCTATGCTCAAAAAACAGATCATTTTCTTTTGAAAAATTTATCATCGCATCAAATTTAGGGAAATAATGGGGTGGATTAGGGCCTCCACATTTAGTTAAAATAACCCCCACTCTGAACTTAGTATTTAAAAATCTAGCGAATAAATAGGCATGAATATCAAAAGCATGAATTACGTCTGGCTTAATTTCTTTAAAAATTCTATGTAATTGATGCATTGCAGTTGAAAAATCACACCCTCTACAATAAACGAAATCGTTCCGCAATTCTACACCTTCCAATATTTTGTATGGCTTAAGACCTATTACTGCGATACTTGGCTCTACAACTGATGATAGTGCTTTAATCGTGGTTAGCATACTATATGTATGTCCACCACCAATTTCCTTTCCTAAATTTGAAATTAGGTATAAAACCTTCATTTAATTTTTAAGATTTTATAGAATTGTTGCAATTCATATTTACTAATCATTATTATTGACTTATACGGTAACGAATGGATTCTTCTGTAAAAGATAATTATTAGAACCACACTCGCAAAGTAACTAACATTAGTTGCTATTGCCGCTCCAATGACTCCTTTTGATGGTATCAGAATTATATTTAAAACTATGTTTAGCATTACTGCTGGAATAAAAACTTTTAACGCAATGTCCGGTCTCCCAATTCCTGCTAACTGACTATTTAAAACTTTAAAAATCACGAAAATCAATATGCCAGGTAAGAGGTATTGAATAACTAATACACTCGACGAAAACTCTTTACCATAAATAATCGGTATAAAAATTGGGGCCAAGAAATACGCTAAAAAACACATGAAAAATCCTAGAATAAAAGAAATTTTAAGAATTACTAAGACTTCGTTAGTATTCTCCAAAGAATTTTTAGAATTGGCAGTTCGAGCCAAGATTACGGTTCCTATAGCAGTAGGTACAAGCCAAATTTGTTCCACAAGATTTACACCCAAAGTGTAATTGCCAATTTCAGCAGACGAAACCCATCGATCCAAGAGCAATATGTCCAGCTTGTAATTCAACTGTACAAAGAAAAGAGCTAAAGCATAAACAAATCCCTTTTTTAGCAAACTCTTTATTAGAACAATGCTCACTCCAAATTCTATTTCATACCTCTTGGTTATAATAATAAAAGCATAAATAGATAAAAAAAGATTTGATGCAAGTAAAACCAATATTGCTCCAACAACCTCCATCTTCAAATAATGAACAAGCACAATAACACCTATACAGTTAATTACAGGTGGCACCCAATTCAGATGATTAAATTCTTTATAAGATTGCTTTGCCAATAAAATCCCACTTGAATAGGAAATCCATAATTTAGAGGGTATAAACAGACATATTAAAAGGCTGAGCATAACACTTGAGCTCATATTTAAAGCAAATATTATACTAAAGCACGCAATAAAGCTTATAATACTTGCTCCCAAAAAAATGTTAATCATTGCAGATATCACATCTTTAGTTGAATTCATTGTATTACTTAGGTGATAAATAGCAGACTGTTTAATACCCAACTCTGCGATACTAAAAATAATAGTTGGAACCACCAGCAAAGTTGACAATAAACCTCTACCTTCTGCTCCTAATAACCTCGCTAACAAAATACCAGACAAAAAATTTAAAGCTATAGAGGTGGTATTACTGAGAAATACACTTAAAAAGTTTTTAAAAAAACTGCCCACATCAATCTTACTTTGGATAAATAACTTTTGATGGCACACCCACAGCCACACAATTTTCAGGCACATCTTCCAAAACTACAGAGTTAGCCCCTACATTGACATTTTCACCTAAATGAACACCTCCAATAATCTTGGCTCCAGAGTATATAATGCAATTATTTCCGATTGTAGGATATGATTTTTCACTTGATTTCTTCCCATGGCTACCCATTGTTACTTGCTGAAAAATGGTGACGTTATTCCCTACTTTCACATTTTCACCTATAACTACCCCAAATGGGTGAGGGAATTTTATGCGAGCGCCCAACTGGGCACTAGCTGATATCTCGCTAGAAAAAATCACCTTCTGAAAATAGCCTAATACTAGATTTAAACGCCTTATTTTTGTAGTATTAACAAAATACATAACCCTATATAGAGCAAGCAACTGAAATCCCGTATGAAACATCCAAACTCCAATTCTTTTAGAAATTGATTTTCCTCCGTAGAAAATCAGATCATCTTTAATGATCTTCATGACTGAAACCATATCCGCCTTTCATTATAAACCTAAGTCAAAAAAATAACTTCTGGCTCCAGGTCAATTGAAAATTTTGCTTTTACCTCCACTTGAATAGTCTGCATTAAACTTCTAACATCCTTAGAAGATGCATTTTTATCTACTTCAATCCAATTAGCATGTTTCTCGCTTACTACAGCGGTTCCACACCGATATCCTTTTAACCCAGCTTTATCTATATACCATCCAGCCGATTTACCTCCAGCCGGCTGTTTGAATGTACTTCCTGCTGTGGCCTTAGTTAATGGTTGTTTAGCCTTTCTATCTTTTAAATTAAAAAGTGTGCGCTCCTTAATTTTATTAGCATCTGATTTATCCCCCATTCTAAATCTTGCACTTAAGATAAATAGTTCGTTTCCCAAAATAGAACTGTATCTATAGCCCAACTGAAGATCATCCTTAACCAAGGTTAATTGATTTCCCATATTGTCAATGGCCTCAATATCAACCAGTAACTCTCCTATTTCAAGAATAGTTCTTGCTGTTAAGCCAGCATTCATTACTATCCCTCCACCAACGGTACCTGGTATTCCAATCAAAAATTCATATCCGCTACATCCTAATTTTGCTGCGTATTTTGCTAGCATAGGTAAGGGGACTCCACTCTCTGCTATTATAAAATCATCCGCATTATTAATTGACCGGAGAGCTTTTTTTGTACAAATCACTAAACCATCAAGACCTTTATCGTCAATTAAAACATTAGACCCTCTGCCTAAAAAATAAACCTTGATACCATTTTGGTAACAAAAAGAAATAACGTCAGCCACTTTATCAGCCACTGGAAACCAGAAATATTTAGCTTTTCCTCCGATCTTCCAAGTCGTATAATTTGAAAGATCAATATCCCTTTTTAAATCAGGAATCAATTTTTCCAACTTTTCAATTGACTCTTTCAATCCTTCCTCCTAGATTTCTAAATTTTTCAACAAAATTATTATACCCTCTATCAATCTGCCAAGCGTCTTCAATGACAATACCTTCCTGGGAAACAAGTCCTAACAATGCTAAGGCAGCACCAGCTCGAAGATCTACCGCTCTAGCACTTCCTCCTATTATTTTACACGGTCCATTGATATTTAACAAATTACCTTCAACACTACTCTTAAATCCAACTTTTTCCATTTCCTCTGCATATTGATACCTTCCAGGGAATCTCAGATCAATAATTTTTGAATCTCCCGATGCCTGGGAAGCATAAGCAGCCATAATGGGTTGCATATCTGAATTTATCCCAGGATAAGGTCCAGTACTTATCTCTAACGGAAAACACTTTCCTCCTCTTATAATAATCGCATCATCAGATCTAAAAAACCTAGCACCACTTTCTCTTAAAAAAATTAAAGGTACTTCAAGATCTTTGAATGGAAAACCATCAATTTCTACATCTCCATTTGTCATGACAGAACCAATTAACCATGTTAGTGCCTCCATATTATCTAATATCACATTATGGTTTGTTCCAGATAAAGATTCTTTACCTTCTATTCTGATATGCTCTTGCCCATACACAGTAATTGAAGCTCCCATTTTATTTAACATTTGTATAAGATCCATTATTTCAGGCCGAATATGTGGGTTCCAAACCCTTGTAACGCCAGTAGCTAAGCAACCACAAATTATCGCATTTTCAGTTGCTCCTGTTGATCTTATCGGCAATCTAATTTCACAGCCTTGCAGCCTCCCCTTAGATTCCGCATGCAAATAGTCGCCATCCATCCAAACTTCTGCACCCATTTCCCTAAAAATCATCTCATGCAAATCATATTTTCTTTCCCCCAATTTGCACCCACCCGGTAAAGGTACCGCTCCCTTACCGTATCTAGTCAGTAGTGCCCCCAGTATCAATAATGTATTTCTGATTGACCTGCCTTCCCAGCTTAAAGTTGTAATTAGATCACTTGATTCACTAATTATAACTTCATCCTTTTTATGGTGATGAACTGTCTTCCCCAGATTCATAAGCATCTCCTCATGAACTTTTACATCCAATAAGTCTGCGGGATAATCAGTTAAATTAATGCTTTCATTGGTAAGCATCGAAGCTGCTAATAAACGCAACGCACTATTTTTTGCTCCACTAAGCTTTACCTTACCAACCAGCCTGTCAGGCTTAATATGATATTTAAAATTTTCCAAAAAAATATGCTTTTATAATAATGAAATTTTAGTGTAAAATCCTCTTAAAGGATAAAATTTAAGGTTACAGAATGAATAAGAGATCTTATAATTAAACCTAAAAGCAATATTAAATAAACCTGTATAAAGTTTCAAAAGAAAAAAACATACACCCTTCTACACCAAAAAGAATTCATGGTCACTTAAGCAATCTTATTACTATAATAGTAGTAAAATAATAAGCGAATTAATACTATAGACTATCAATTTATACTTTGCGATCTTCAGCTATTTTCTCCTCCATATTCTATAACTAAGTAGGAGACAATAATATTTTCACGAAAACATCTTATATTCAATCATTTATTTTCAAAAAATGACAATAATAAAAGCTGTCAATAATGTACATATTATTACGCTGCGCTTTCAGTCAATATATCCCCTTATTACGAATAAGACTAATCAACAATTGTATTTTTTTAAATACCAGTTGATGGTGCGTTTTATGCCGGTATCAAAATTTTCATCGGCTTTCCAGCCCAGGTCATTTTCTAGTTTGGTGGCATCTATAGCATAACGACGGTCATGTCCGGCACGATCTTTTACATAGGTAATTTGAGATTTGTAAGATTGGTCTCCTTCTTTAGGATGTAATTCATCAAGGATAGCACAAATGGTGTTAACTACTTCATTATTATTGCGCTCATTTCTACCTCCAATATTATAGGTTTCTCCAACTACTCCTTTATGAAACACAAGGTCTATGCCTTTACAATGATCAAGCACATATAACCAGTCTCTGATGTTTTTACCGTCACCATAAATAGGAATGCCTTCTCCATTAAGGGCTTTCCTGATGATTACTGGTATCAGCTTTTCATCATGCTGCTTAGGACCGTAGTTATTAGAACAGTTAGTTGTAACTACATTCATCCCATAAGTATGAAAATAACTTCTCACCAACAGGTCACTGCTAGCTTTAGACGCAGAATAAGGGCTATTAGGTGCATAAGGAGTTTCTTCAGTAAATAGACCTGTTTCTCCTAGAGTACCATATACTTCATCGGTTGAGATATGATGAAAACGAGCATTTTCAAATTCGTTCTTTTTCTTAAATGGCTCGTCCATCCAGGTATTTCGAGCAACATCTAATAGCGTAAAAGTGCCATTAATGTTAGTGTTAATAAATGCCTCTGGACCTGAGATGGAGTTATCCACATGAGATTCTGCTGCAAAGTGAACCACTCCTTGAAATTTATATTCATTGAAGAGTTTTTCTATAAGAGATCGATCACAGATATCTCCCTGAACAAAGGTATACCTGTCTGAACCTTCTACCTCTGTTAGGTTAGATAAGTCTCCGGCATAGGTAAGTTTATCTAAATTTACCAAATGGTAATCTGGATATGACTCCAAAAAGTAGGGAACAAAATTAGATCCGATAAATCCTGCTCCCCCTGTAATCAATATATTTTTTTTCATTATTCTCCTGCGATTTTCATTAAGTACTGTCCGTACTGATTTTTCAATAAAGTTTTGGCTGCTTCTTTTAATTGTTCTTTATTTATGTAGCCCTTTCTAAAAGCTATTTCTTCCAGACATGCTATTTTTAACCCTTGTCTCTCTTCAATAGATTCTACAAAATTGCCTGCCTGAAT includes the following:
- the cysC gene encoding adenylyl-sulfate kinase; translation: MADNIHPIFDTILSTSKKEELLNQKSIVIWMVGLSGSGKSTIARGLENKLHEEGFLTALLDGDNLRTGLNNNLGFSEEDRTENIRRAAEASKLLAANGVITICSLISPTESIREMAKTILQDKYCEVFINCPIEECEKRDVKGLYAKARRGEIKNFTGIDSPFEEPQNASITIYTAEHSVEDNLDQLLEYILPKIKPSKNQ
- the cysQ gene encoding 3'(2'),5'-bisphosphate nucleotidase CysQ, producing the protein MTEQINTQELIDLALQAGQAILNIYHDKDLAGDVDYKSDNSPLTLADKASHNVIMKGLTKLYPNIPIISEEGEQVEYSARKNYDTFWLIDPLDGTKEFINRNGEFTVNIALISKQKPVFGIVYAPVPDVVYVGTGERAFKLVNGKEAPLKVNNSTSNRIAVRSKSHASPEEEIILKEYDVTDSISVGSSLKFCMVAEGKADIYYRHGPTMEWDTAAGQAVLESAGGKVFKETGPTPFTYNKESLLNTGFLGLGF
- a CDS encoding MraY family glycosyltransferase — protein: MTAILLAIATSFIITFLVIPVIIKYSKKKSKLLDTPGRRKIHKKITPSMGGIGIFSGFFVALLVWLPLEGFEYFKYILAGTGIIFLVGMRDDIVPLRPLNKLIGQLIASSIVVLFSGVRLHSLYGLFGINELNEVASYLLTIFTFIVVTNSFNLIDGLDGLAGTIATIALGSFGIWFYLIDQPWVALLALSVAGAVVAFLTFNWEPSKIFMGDTGALVLGFLFSVLVITFIDANYNLPVDSPFRFRASITSGICVVIIPLFDTLRIFILRLSKKQSPFAPDKNHIHHALMRLGMKHSQTALALGFLNIVYILLAIICMNVKDAVLLPILIIFSVVLSLTLDFLIIRKLNR
- a CDS encoding O-antigen ligase family protein — its product is MERLYFLGLVCVAFVMPFGIVLSNISIIGLFIIWLIVKKRQVNAKQRYSILMFISLFIISVVGLIWTSTISKGLFTVEKSFALLLFPIIIGTGPKLKREQLIWVLLMFSVSVIIASCISLLDRLHFIYLTNRSLVTIFKYYNTHLNFLSLLGLHPTYFSLYLLFSMISLTIIFCIKDRPVGIPLIVLVIAILFITFIIYLCASRSIILITGLFVFLSFTLWLFRKCNILNATAVIFAIIVLSGFIIYNLPETNNTKKRFENLIKDNGSTSLRYELGESRFSRWKVILENYSEFYLVGVGTGDSQQFLNECYRENDLKNALRKEYNSHNQYLDYFIKYGVLGLIAFSLVLFLSLRHAYYKGEKLYLIFIVLIILVCMGESFFLRQKGVVFYSFFNSLLFFNSFKISD
- a CDS encoding WecB/TagA/CpsF family glycosyltransferase, which encodes MTEKIICRGIEHVNIGPIKVSNVNYEIMLECIDNAIFSDDKLTIVYANANTLNRASSDSLFCDSINEADIVHPDGIGVFSASKVLKMPLRERFNWTDYGFDFLEECNERGWKIFFLGSTTERLNKALVELEFLYPGLQIVGCKNGYEDVDDPKIFKEINECSPDILWVGMGSPKQEIWIYKNIDKLNCNVVQAVGDLYALFSGEKPRGSRAIRKLGLEWMVRLFHDPRKYWKRTVIGIPKFIRNVIKLKINKSL
- a CDS encoding glycosyltransferase family 4 protein, translating into MVNILQVTNAYPTEKFPLHGIFVKEQLNSLRKLNCEFDLYVINGKEEGKKAYYKAYKELRSILPKYNVIHCHHLLAALVVLLIKPAHTKVLVSFLSDGGKELILPNFGFNKLVGERLFRYVSLNSDIRIFKKGIPGKFKDDPNSYYLPNGVNMDFFYPKGKFSSKEKLGLDQSKKYILFASLNNRDRREKRYDIFKETLCILKDEYGYDDVEELLLIKVERDLVPLYFNAAELHLLTSDFEGSPNSVKESLSCNTSVVSTDVGNVRELVNGLEGCFVSDSNNPRDLAALVDKSFKKNIAENKYRESIVKLKLDMESVAIELLKIYKSLE
- a CDS encoding O-antigen ligase family protein — its product is MIKKASSYYLVNFVIALMLFVLTTLRFTYLLNNSIYNLLFGAVSLGVLFLYLYSDSSTPIKVNNLIILVIAILFLGIGMVGSLYQGMPFENAIHDLSRYLLLLALFYLGIVVAKFLPSRVVWSGLIIIFTFHLIYCLFDLYGNEVTVIHGHSRLSGYFEREGQFGTFLGLLVIFLYVGIVRSSGYQRFLCLVSFILFCFLLAANDTLRAIVILIGAFSIYYVIHKRKFIQLIILFLFLIIGLSFNHEVQDRLITTLGSSYNISEISGKKLDSSFQWRVLQWYHLVTDWFQNYLFFGRGLGQETELNGFSTPDGRGYEAHSNFVKILVETGLVGMTLFSIIMAFMIKKFTILIKQLEMEEIYIFFYYFLLGFFLGDTLFTVAFFIFIIYLGILTVEKNNKLHG